In Variovorax paradoxus, a single genomic region encodes these proteins:
- a CDS encoding sterol desaturase family protein: protein MTRPPREARSRLRAVLPWLMWPALYGAGLLGAGAAFASDAPLPWFNTVYLSLALAIAACERWMPHEPRWLANDGETPCNLAHTLLTKGFAQVVAALVASAPLAAATAVAAARNAGGPWPSHWPLPAQVVLALLVAELGLYIAHRSAHHLPLLWRFHALHHSVRRLWVLNTGRFHFIDSAFKALLGQLPLYLLGAPLAVFMWVGAVTAVTGLLTHCNIEMRTGWLDRVFSTPALHRWHHSKLLAEGNRNYGENLVLWDQLFGTWFNPPRRPPADIGIHGQVAPRFLAQLAQPFTASGVRQIMGMPPVRRHNGPTSSAPEAGEPIRKT from the coding sequence ATGACGCGGCCGCCTCGCGAGGCGCGCAGCCGGTTGCGCGCGGTGTTGCCGTGGCTGATGTGGCCCGCGCTGTACGGCGCGGGGCTGCTGGGCGCGGGCGCGGCCTTTGCCAGCGATGCGCCGCTGCCGTGGTTCAACACGGTGTACCTGTCGCTCGCGCTCGCGATCGCCGCCTGCGAGCGCTGGATGCCGCACGAGCCGCGCTGGCTCGCGAACGACGGCGAAACGCCGTGCAACCTGGCGCACACGCTGCTGACCAAGGGCTTCGCGCAGGTCGTTGCCGCGCTGGTTGCAAGCGCGCCCCTCGCTGCGGCAACGGCTGTGGCAGCCGCGCGGAACGCCGGCGGCCCTTGGCCTTCGCACTGGCCGCTGCCGGCGCAGGTGGTGCTCGCGCTGCTGGTCGCCGAACTAGGCCTGTACATTGCGCACCGCTCGGCGCATCACCTGCCGCTGCTGTGGCGCTTCCATGCGCTGCATCACAGCGTGCGGCGGCTCTGGGTGCTGAACACGGGGCGCTTCCACTTCATCGACAGCGCGTTCAAGGCGCTGCTCGGCCAGCTGCCGCTGTACCTGCTCGGCGCGCCGCTGGCGGTGTTCATGTGGGTGGGCGCGGTGACGGCAGTGACCGGGCTGCTGACCCATTGCAACATCGAGATGCGGACCGGCTGGCTCGACCGCGTCTTCAGCACGCCCGCGCTGCACCGCTGGCACCACTCGAAGCTGCTGGCCGAGGGCAACCGCAACTACGGCGAGAACCTCGTGCTGTGGGACCAGCTGTTCGGCACCTGGTTCAACCCGCCGCGCCGCCCGCCCGCGGACATCGGCATCCACGGGCAGGTGGCGCCGCGGTTCCTCGCGCAACTGGCGCAGCCATTCACCGCGTCGGGCGTGCGGCAGATCATGGGCATGCCGCCGGTTCGTCGGCACAATGGGCCAACATCCAGCGCCCCGGAAGCGGGGGAGCCCATCCGCAAGACATGA
- the rocF gene encoding arginase: MTDHTTTLELIGAPTDVGASVRGAGMGPDALRVAGLPEALAKQGFAVIDRGNLAGPATPWAPPANGLRHLDEVVAWNRSVYAAIDGALGAGHVPLMMGGDHCLAIGSISAVAWHARKRGKKLRVLWLDAHSDVNTETTSPSGNLHGMPVSCLLGHGPSVLTGWSGERAALAHEAIRFIGIRSVDSDEKEAIRTLGLSVFDMRHIDEHGMRTTMTEALQDVDEDTHLHVSFDLDCLDPGIAPGVGTGVRGGPTYREMQLCMEMIADTGRLGSLDVVELNPALDVRNQTAEVAVELIESLFGKSTLVR; this comes from the coding sequence ATGACCGACCACACCACCACCCTCGAACTGATAGGCGCCCCCACCGATGTCGGCGCCAGCGTGCGCGGCGCCGGCATGGGGCCCGACGCGCTGCGCGTGGCGGGCCTGCCGGAGGCGCTGGCGAAGCAGGGCTTCGCGGTGATCGACCGCGGCAACCTCGCGGGCCCCGCCACGCCGTGGGCGCCACCGGCCAACGGGCTGCGCCATCTCGACGAGGTGGTCGCGTGGAACCGCTCGGTCTACGCCGCGATCGACGGCGCGCTGGGCGCCGGCCACGTGCCGCTCATGATGGGCGGCGACCACTGCCTGGCCATCGGCTCGATCAGCGCGGTGGCATGGCATGCGCGCAAGCGCGGCAAGAAGCTGCGCGTGCTGTGGCTCGACGCGCACTCCGACGTCAACACCGAGACCACCAGCCCCAGCGGCAACCTGCACGGCATGCCGGTGTCGTGCCTGCTGGGCCACGGGCCCTCGGTGCTCACGGGCTGGAGCGGCGAGCGCGCGGCGCTGGCGCACGAGGCCATCCGCTTCATCGGCATCCGCAGCGTCGACAGCGACGAGAAGGAAGCCATCCGCACGCTGGGCCTGAGCGTGTTCGACATGCGCCACATCGACGAACACGGCATGCGAACCACCATGACCGAAGCGCTGCAGGACGTGGACGAAGACACGCATCTGCACGTGAGCTTCGACCTCGACTGCCTCGACCCCGGCATCGCGCCCGGCGTGGGCACCGGCGTGCGCGGCGGGCCGACCTACCGCGAGATGCAGCTGTGCATGGAAATGATCGCGGACACCGGCCGGCTCGGCTCGCTCGACGTGGTGGAGCTGAACCCGGCCCTCGATGTGCGCAACCAGACGGCCGAGGTGGCCGTGGAACTCATCGAGAGCCTGTTCGGCAAGTCGACGCTGGTGCGTTAG
- a CDS encoding DUF805 domain-containing protein, giving the protein MTELTNANPYAAPRAAVDDIYEDNASVQPVKLWSAKGRIGRVRFLAYMLYSYLLCIIGAGVLGGIIGAAGLGTPTGIGVVTVLALIPYFIFYVLVAIQRTHDMDWSAWTLLLALIPFVGLIWVFKGGTQGRNRFGAPPPPNGVGVIIGAWLLPVIAVIGILAAIAIPAYQQYTVKAKAAQAAKP; this is encoded by the coding sequence ATGACGGAATTGACCAACGCCAATCCCTATGCCGCGCCCCGCGCCGCGGTGGACGACATCTACGAAGACAACGCGAGCGTGCAGCCTGTGAAGCTGTGGTCCGCCAAGGGCCGGATCGGGCGGGTGCGCTTCCTGGCGTACATGCTTTATTCGTACCTGCTGTGCATCATCGGTGCCGGCGTGCTGGGCGGCATCATCGGCGCCGCGGGCCTGGGCACGCCGACCGGCATCGGCGTCGTGACCGTGCTGGCCCTGATTCCCTATTTCATCTTCTATGTGCTGGTGGCGATCCAGCGCACGCACGACATGGACTGGTCGGCCTGGACGCTGCTGCTGGCGCTGATTCCCTTCGTCGGGCTGATCTGGGTCTTCAAGGGCGGCACCCAGGGCCGCAACCGCTTCGGCGCGCCGCCGCCGCCCAACGGCGTCGGCGTCATCATCGGTGCGTGGCTGCTGCCGGTCATCGCCGTGATCGGCATTCTTGCGGCCATCGCGATTCCGGCTTATCAGCAGTACACGGTCAAGGCCAAGGCTGCGCAGGCCGCCAAGCCCTAA
- a CDS encoding DUF58 domain-containing protein, with protein MRLAVPIPARAAVLALAGLAVAAAVALLLGVPVGYVALLAGALLALGLVFAAFDLWRSLRLWRAAPLRIERNLPGAFSLGVPTVLTLALVNEGEQPWRVAVFDELDAHFSFDGLPQSVTVPGGSRVALRYTATATRRGVAQFGATQLRWRTRLGCFEVRQTLGEPRRLRVYPNFAALARYAWLSGDRRLAQIGIKTYAQRGLGTDFRQLADYKTGDSLRHIDWKATQRQRRPIVREFQDDRDQCVLFLLDCGRRMRADEGAQALQANSHFDEALNALMLLSYVALKEGDEVGAMTFGCPPEERRDFAPRKGTATLNALMNRLHDIQPGATHSDYLLAAQELLLTQKRRALVIVLTNFRDEDATELRPAIKLLRRKHLVLVASLRERVLGRIANQPLAQPRDAVDVAAAHLFEQSRRDAFARVVGNDPLSVDVEPADLAVALVNRYHAVKRAGLL; from the coding sequence ATGCGCTTGGCTGTTCCGATCCCCGCGCGCGCCGCCGTGCTGGCGCTGGCCGGCCTGGCCGTGGCCGCCGCCGTGGCGCTGCTGCTGGGCGTGCCCGTGGGTTACGTGGCCTTGTTGGCGGGTGCGCTGCTCGCGCTGGGGCTCGTGTTCGCGGCGTTCGACCTGTGGCGGAGCCTGCGCCTCTGGCGCGCCGCGCCGCTGCGCATCGAACGCAACCTGCCGGGCGCGTTCTCCCTCGGCGTGCCGACGGTGCTTACGCTCGCGCTGGTGAACGAGGGCGAGCAGCCATGGCGGGTGGCGGTGTTCGACGAGCTCGACGCGCACTTCAGCTTCGACGGCCTGCCGCAGTCCGTCACCGTGCCCGGGGGCTCGCGCGTCGCGCTGCGCTACACGGCCACGGCCACGCGGCGCGGCGTGGCGCAGTTCGGCGCGACCCAGCTGCGCTGGCGCACCCGGCTCGGCTGCTTCGAGGTGCGCCAGACGCTGGGCGAACCGCGCCGGCTGCGCGTGTACCCCAACTTCGCCGCGCTGGCGCGCTATGCGTGGCTCTCGGGCGACCGTCGGCTCGCGCAGATCGGCATCAAGACCTATGCGCAGCGCGGCCTGGGCACCGACTTCCGGCAGCTCGCCGACTACAAGACCGGCGACTCGCTGCGCCACATCGACTGGAAGGCCACGCAGCGCCAGCGCCGCCCCATCGTGCGCGAGTTCCAGGACGACCGCGACCAGTGCGTGCTCTTCCTGCTCGACTGCGGCCGCCGCATGCGCGCCGACGAAGGCGCGCAGGCACTGCAGGCCAACAGCCACTTCGACGAGGCGCTCAATGCGCTGATGCTGCTGAGCTACGTGGCGCTGAAAGAGGGCGACGAGGTCGGCGCCATGACCTTCGGCTGCCCGCCCGAAGAACGGCGCGACTTCGCGCCGCGCAAGGGCACCGCCACGCTCAACGCGCTGATGAACCGGCTGCACGACATCCAGCCCGGCGCCACCCACTCCGACTACCTGCTGGCCGCGCAGGAACTGCTGCTCACGCAGAAGCGGCGCGCGCTCGTCATCGTGCTGACCAACTTCCGCGACGAGGACGCCACCGAGCTGCGCCCCGCCATCAAGCTGCTGCGCCGCAAACACCTGGTGCTGGTCGCGAGCCTGCGCGAACGCGTGCTCGGGCGCATCGCCAACCAGCCGCTGGCGCAGCCGCGCGACGCGGTCGACGTGGCGGCGGCCCATCTGTTCGAACAATCGAGGCGCGATGCCTTCGCGCGCGTGGTCGGCAACGATCCGCTGTCGGTCGACGTCGAGCCGGCCGACCTGGCGGTGGCGTTGGTGAACCGCTATCACGCCGTCAAAAGGGCTGGTCTTTTGTAG
- a CDS encoding AAA family ATPase, which yields MQAIQPEELTRAAQWLQTLRAEVGQAVVGQLEAVDQTLVALVASGHVLIEGVPGLGKTLLARALAQAMTLRYARVQFTPDLMPSDITGHAVLDIASRGEGSLGTLRVHQGPVFTNLLLADEINRAPAKTQSALLEVMQEYQVTLEGTAMPLPRPFMVMATQNPIDTEGTYPLPEAQLDRFLLKIDIGFPSHSEENAIVQLTTNQRAGNQFPLDAVRPCLDEAQVLELQRLACLVQADERVIDYAVRIARATRDWPGLSSGAGPRGTMALVRAARAAALMAGRDFITPDDVARQALPALRHRVMISPDAQLEGVSVDALLRAARDSVEAPRL from the coding sequence ATGCAAGCCATCCAACCCGAAGAACTGACGCGCGCGGCCCAGTGGCTGCAGACGCTGCGCGCCGAGGTCGGCCAGGCCGTGGTCGGCCAGCTCGAGGCGGTCGACCAGACGCTGGTGGCGCTGGTCGCCTCGGGCCACGTGCTGATCGAAGGCGTGCCGGGCCTGGGCAAGACGCTGCTCGCGCGGGCGCTGGCGCAGGCCATGACGCTGCGCTATGCGCGCGTGCAGTTCACGCCCGACCTGATGCCCTCGGACATCACCGGCCATGCGGTGCTCGACATCGCCTCGCGCGGCGAAGGCAGCCTCGGCACCCTGCGCGTGCACCAGGGGCCGGTGTTCACCAACCTGCTGCTGGCCGACGAAATCAACCGCGCGCCGGCCAAGACCCAGAGCGCGCTGCTCGAAGTCATGCAGGAGTACCAGGTCACGCTCGAAGGCACGGCCATGCCGCTGCCGCGCCCCTTCATGGTGATGGCCACGCAGAACCCGATCGACACCGAAGGCACCTACCCGCTGCCCGAGGCGCAGCTCGACCGTTTCCTGCTGAAGATCGACATCGGCTTTCCCAGCCACAGCGAGGAAAACGCCATCGTGCAGCTCACCACCAACCAGCGCGCCGGCAACCAGTTTCCGCTCGACGCGGTGCGCCCCTGCCTCGACGAGGCGCAGGTGCTCGAGCTACAGCGGCTGGCCTGCCTGGTGCAGGCCGACGAGCGCGTGATCGACTACGCGGTCCGCATCGCGCGCGCCACGCGCGACTGGCCGGGCTTGTCGTCGGGCGCCGGCCCGCGCGGCACCATGGCGCTGGTGCGCGCCGCCCGCGCCGCCGCGCTGATGGCCGGGCGCGACTTCATCACGCCCGACGACGTAGCGCGCCAGGCGCTCCCCGCGCTGCGTCACCGCGTGATGATCTCGCCCGATGCGCAGCTCGAAGGCGTGAGCGTCGACGCGCTGTTGCGCGCCGCCCGCGACAGCGTCGAAGCCCCGAGGCTCTAG
- a CDS encoding DUF4350 domain-containing protein — translation MNTWAVRIVSVLALVVLGGWLVSATEWADTEVPTPASEEVKKNAFYAVQSLLRHLGAEVVKRESLDEMPPAQARLVLASSYWDMFPEREQRLRRWVEQGGHLVMPGYLVSNDMLESWIPLVREKPVRPEEPKEPVASKKKKPRLQRDEQRAKDADCRMLTEPDTVPASFASGRGFRICTWAEPVQFSPSDKRQPPLWMARGARGAEAIRVRVGQGTVTLLPSGVWHNQNLLRGDNAPFAVAALQLRTGSQVWFVAEEAREPFLRWLWHRSWVVWVVGLLALAAALWRAAVRFGPLAPSASTHRRSMAEQVRGTAGFLHMHGGDALHAAQLRALNESATRQLRGYARHDESARAGAIAKATGLEAAMLVRAMADRARNPGAMALDLEVLETARRRLDANGPFVPSPASAASSSPSTP, via the coding sequence ATGAACACCTGGGCGGTCCGCATCGTTTCGGTGCTCGCGCTGGTGGTGCTGGGCGGCTGGCTGGTCTCCGCCACCGAATGGGCCGACACCGAGGTGCCGACGCCCGCGAGCGAAGAGGTCAAGAAGAACGCCTTCTATGCCGTGCAGTCGCTGCTGCGCCACCTCGGCGCCGAGGTGGTCAAGCGCGAAAGCCTGGACGAAATGCCGCCCGCGCAGGCGCGGCTGGTGCTCGCCTCCAGCTACTGGGACATGTTCCCCGAGCGCGAGCAGCGCCTGCGCCGCTGGGTCGAGCAGGGCGGCCATCTCGTGATGCCCGGCTACCTTGTCAGCAACGACATGCTGGAGAGCTGGATTCCGCTGGTCCGCGAAAAGCCGGTGCGCCCGGAAGAGCCCAAGGAGCCCGTGGCGTCGAAGAAGAAAAAGCCCCGCTTGCAGCGCGACGAGCAGCGCGCCAAGGATGCCGACTGCCGCATGCTGACCGAGCCCGACACCGTGCCCGCGAGCTTTGCCAGCGGACGCGGCTTTCGCATCTGTACCTGGGCGGAGCCGGTGCAGTTCAGCCCCTCCGACAAGCGCCAGCCGCCGTTGTGGATGGCGCGCGGCGCACGCGGCGCTGAAGCAATCCGCGTGCGCGTCGGCCAGGGCACCGTCACCTTGCTGCCCTCGGGCGTGTGGCACAACCAGAACCTGCTGCGCGGCGACAACGCGCCGTTCGCCGTGGCAGCGCTGCAGCTGCGCACCGGCTCGCAGGTCTGGTTCGTTGCCGAGGAGGCGCGCGAGCCCTTCCTGCGCTGGCTCTGGCACAGAAGCTGGGTGGTCTGGGTCGTGGGCCTGCTGGCGTTGGCCGCCGCGCTCTGGCGCGCGGCCGTGCGCTTCGGCCCGCTCGCGCCTTCGGCCAGCACGCACCGGCGCTCCATGGCCGAGCAGGTGCGCGGCACCGCCGGTTTCCTGCACATGCATGGCGGCGATGCGCTGCACGCGGCGCAACTGCGCGCGCTGAACGAATCCGCCACTCGCCAGCTGCGCGGCTATGCCCGCCACGACGAATCGGCGCGCGCTGGCGCGATCGCCAAGGCCACCGGCCTGGAAGCGGCCATGCTCGTGCGGGCGATGGCCGACCGCGCCCGCAACCCCGGGGCCATGGCCCTCGATCTGGAAGTGCTGGAAACCGCGCGCCGGCGGCTCGATGCCAACGGGCCCTTCGTGCCTTCGCCTGCTTCCGCTGCATCTTCTTCCCCCTCCACACCCTGA
- a CDS encoding DUF4129 domain-containing protein: MGSGDIRRWLFAAVLAVCCAAGASSASADTAPTREQVRAAAEKVRADPNMPGVKTEKKLRFKERDDDEEEEPEKKTDSLDWLRDFVKAVAEGARWLIWGLAALALAWLVIRIRRWAQVRAGGARPGKAPLPSHVGSLDIRPESLPDDVGNAAAALWQRGQHRPALSLLYRGALSRLVHAHGVPVRAASTEGECVALSAARLRPEAQAFFARLVDAWQLAAYGGRLPSTAQVLAICGEFDLHLPATLAPQPGFAQEAVA, encoded by the coding sequence GTGGGTTCCGGTGACATCCGCCGATGGTTGTTCGCCGCCGTGCTGGCCGTGTGCTGCGCGGCCGGCGCAAGCTCGGCCTCGGCCGACACGGCCCCGACGCGCGAGCAGGTCAGGGCGGCCGCCGAGAAAGTGCGCGCCGACCCGAACATGCCCGGCGTCAAGACCGAGAAGAAGCTGCGCTTCAAGGAGCGCGACGACGACGAGGAAGAAGAGCCCGAGAAGAAGACCGACAGCCTCGACTGGCTGCGCGACTTCGTGAAGGCCGTGGCCGAAGGCGCGCGCTGGCTCATCTGGGGGCTGGCCGCGCTGGCGCTGGCGTGGCTGGTCATTCGCATCCGCCGCTGGGCGCAAGTGCGTGCCGGCGGCGCGCGGCCCGGCAAGGCGCCGCTGCCCAGCCATGTCGGCAGCCTCGACATCCGGCCCGAGAGCCTGCCCGACGATGTCGGCAATGCCGCCGCGGCGCTCTGGCAGCGCGGCCAGCACCGGCCGGCGTTGTCGCTGCTGTACCGCGGCGCGCTGTCGCGCCTCGTGCATGCGCACGGCGTGCCGGTGCGCGCCGCGAGCACCGAGGGCGAGTGCGTGGCCCTGTCCGCGGCCCGGCTGCGGCCGGAGGCGCAGGCCTTCTTCGCGCGGCTGGTCGATGCCTGGCAACTGGCGGCCTACGGCGGGCGCCTGCCTTCCACCGCGCAGGTGCTGGCGATCTGCGGCGAGTTCGACCTGCATCTGCCGGCAACCCTTGCGCCCCAGCCCGGTTTCGCACAGGAGGCCGTCGCATGA
- a CDS encoding stage II sporulation protein M produces MTPLDFEAAYAPLWTELEAVIGAAETKRKFDGARLATLYRRVCEHLALAQARAYPIHLTQRLESLTQSAHRLIYRQHDYGLGRFARLALIDFPEAVRAHRVYLWVSALMFVVPLLVAGWAAWRDPGFILHLLDADNVQQFDAMYSDDADAFGRTRSAGDDWQMFGFYVMHNIGIGFRCFAAGIFAGVGSAALVVFNGIQIGAVGGYLISAGHAQNFLSFVVTHSAFELTAIVLAGAAGLRLGYAWIAPGRHTRLEALRLAARHAVVIVYGVIGLLLIAAAVEAFWSSARWIAPAVKYGVGGACWVLVLAYLGWQGRPRGGAEAAAPKESGHAG; encoded by the coding sequence ATGACGCCGCTGGATTTCGAAGCCGCCTACGCGCCCCTGTGGACCGAACTCGAAGCCGTCATCGGCGCGGCCGAGACCAAGCGCAAGTTCGACGGCGCCCGCCTCGCCACGCTGTACCGCCGCGTGTGCGAGCACCTTGCGCTGGCGCAGGCCAGGGCCTATCCGATCCACCTCACGCAGCGGCTCGAAAGCCTGACCCAGAGCGCGCACCGGCTGATCTACCGCCAGCACGACTACGGCCTGGGGCGCTTCGCCCGGCTGGCGCTGATCGACTTTCCCGAAGCGGTGCGGGCGCACCGCGTGTACCTGTGGGTGTCGGCGCTGATGTTCGTGGTGCCGCTGCTGGTGGCCGGCTGGGCCGCCTGGCGCGACCCGGGCTTCATCCTGCACCTGCTCGACGCCGACAACGTGCAGCAGTTCGACGCGATGTACAGCGACGACGCCGATGCCTTCGGCCGCACCCGCAGCGCCGGCGACGACTGGCAGATGTTCGGCTTCTACGTGATGCACAACATCGGCATCGGCTTTCGCTGCTTCGCGGCCGGCATCTTCGCGGGCGTGGGCAGTGCTGCGCTGGTGGTGTTCAACGGCATCCAGATCGGCGCGGTCGGCGGCTACCTGATCAGCGCGGGGCATGCGCAGAACTTTCTTTCCTTCGTCGTCACGCACTCGGCCTTCGAACTCACGGCCATCGTGCTGGCCGGCGCGGCCGGGCTGCGGCTGGGCTACGCGTGGATCGCGCCCGGGCGCCACACCCGGCTCGAAGCCCTGCGGCTGGCCGCGCGCCATGCGGTGGTGATCGTCTACGGCGTCATCGGGCTGCTGCTGATCGCCGCCGCGGTAGAGGCCTTCTGGTCTTCGGCGCGCTGGATCGCGCCGGCCGTGAAGTACGGCGTGGGCGGTGCCTGCTGGGTGCTGGTGCTGGCGTATCTGGGCTGGCAGGGGCGGCCGCGCGGCGGTGCCGAAGCGGCTGCGCCAAAGGAGTCCGGCCATGCAGGTTGA
- a CDS encoding RDD family protein has product MRLDTLYTAETPEGIALSLRPAGLVARGLAYLIDFAIRLGIFVGISIAVGMLGKMGFGILLVAYFCLEWFYPVVFELTRAAATPGKRVMGLRVVMDSGLPVTPAASLTRNLLRAADFVPSFYGAGIVSMLWRRDSKRLGDLAAGTLVVFSDQVSLHGGVPAAEPQAPARPLSAREQMAVVSWAGRATRLTPERFDELARIAQPVLGPDTSAGGGASASQRLLGVAQWVLGRRGAADARGSTTR; this is encoded by the coding sequence GTGCGCCTCGACACCCTCTACACCGCCGAGACCCCGGAAGGCATCGCGCTCTCGCTGCGCCCGGCCGGGCTGGTCGCGCGCGGGCTGGCGTACCTGATCGACTTCGCGATCCGGCTCGGCATCTTCGTCGGCATCTCCATCGCGGTCGGCATGCTGGGCAAGATGGGCTTCGGCATCCTGCTGGTCGCGTACTTCTGCCTGGAGTGGTTCTACCCCGTGGTCTTCGAGCTCACGCGCGCTGCGGCCACGCCCGGCAAGCGCGTGATGGGCCTGCGCGTGGTGATGGACTCCGGCCTGCCGGTGACGCCCGCCGCCTCGCTCACCCGCAACCTGCTGCGCGCGGCCGATTTCGTGCCTTCTTTCTACGGCGCGGGCATCGTCTCGATGCTGTGGCGGCGCGACAGCAAGCGGCTGGGCGATCTGGCCGCCGGCACGCTGGTGGTGTTCAGCGACCAGGTGAGCCTGCACGGCGGCGTGCCCGCCGCCGAGCCGCAGGCGCCCGCACGGCCGCTGTCCGCGCGCGAGCAGATGGCCGTCGTCTCATGGGCCGGCCGCGCGACGCGCCTGACGCCCGAGCGCTTCGACGAACTCGCCCGCATCGCGCAGCCGGTGCTGGGCCCCGACACTTCCGCGGGCGGCGGCGCTTCCGCGTCGCAGCGCCTGCTGGGCGTGGCGCAATGGGTGCTGGGCCGGCGCGGCGCAGCGGATGCACGAGGGAGCACGACGCGATGA
- a CDS encoding RDD family protein, with the protein MEDQSQDARYAPPQSHVEDVQQTGQPQPGELATRGRRFLAAMLDGGIAIGVLWLLSMFTPYDVWSDDGRSLWTPRLADTAVGILVYLVLHGYLLATRGQTIGKALLKIRIARPDGSKPSIGRILGLRESLLFLLNIVPMIGQVFVLVDSLFIFRASRRCLHDQIADTVVLQA; encoded by the coding sequence ATGGAAGACCAGTCGCAGGACGCGCGCTATGCGCCGCCGCAATCCCATGTGGAAGACGTGCAGCAGACCGGCCAGCCGCAGCCGGGCGAGCTCGCGACGCGCGGCAGGCGCTTCCTGGCGGCCATGCTCGACGGCGGCATCGCAATCGGCGTGCTGTGGCTGCTGTCGATGTTCACGCCCTACGACGTCTGGAGCGACGACGGCCGCAGCCTCTGGACGCCGCGCCTCGCCGACACCGCCGTCGGCATCCTGGTCTACCTCGTGCTGCACGGCTATCTGCTGGCCACGCGCGGCCAGACCATCGGCAAGGCGCTGCTCAAGATCCGCATCGCTCGGCCCGACGGCTCCAAGCCGTCCATCGGCCGCATCCTCGGCCTGCGCGAGAGCCTGCTGTTCCTGCTGAACATCGTGCCGATGATCGGGCAGGTCTTCGTGCTGGTCGACAGCCTGTTCATCTTCCGTGCGTCACGCCGCTGCCTGCACGACCAGATCGCCGATACGGTCGTGCTGCAGGCCTGA
- a CDS encoding FUSC family protein, giving the protein MNAAPALQHFTGLWRHGRWRPGVQLAGAVALAWIVSVALHLPESFWAVMSVLIVMRPSAGSTLDAGWDRVRGTAAGALCGLAGVYLQHHGVPVLPVTLAVVMLLAFAGAAVPGLRSAPVAALIILSAGGIPGHSALQVAVLRMVQIGIGVGVALAVSTVMSEYHAGARFDEGCAALLRGIAKRMAGTPRPADAEKERIDAGTRAALGRLALLAGSADLEARWWRRGATAGTSRTYRNRARLAARIFQDAVVLDRVLRLAKGDEAADPFRQDAARAAGKAIAGMADALAGTVVSPDLAELDRCAQAAHGTLPNAMLAAPLNLLLDDLRHLQRTLEPARQGPPGPG; this is encoded by the coding sequence ATGAACGCCGCGCCCGCGCTGCAACACTTCACGGGACTCTGGCGCCACGGCCGCTGGCGTCCCGGCGTGCAACTGGCGGGCGCGGTGGCGCTTGCCTGGATCGTTTCCGTCGCGCTGCACCTGCCGGAGAGCTTCTGGGCCGTGATGAGCGTGCTGATCGTCATGCGGCCGAGCGCCGGCTCCACGCTCGACGCCGGCTGGGACCGCGTGCGCGGCACCGCGGCCGGCGCGCTGTGCGGCCTGGCGGGCGTCTACCTGCAGCACCACGGCGTGCCGGTGCTGCCGGTCACGCTGGCCGTCGTCATGCTGCTGGCCTTTGCCGGCGCGGCGGTACCGGGCCTGCGCAGCGCGCCCGTGGCGGCGCTGATCATCCTGTCGGCCGGCGGCATTCCCGGCCACTCGGCATTGCAGGTGGCGGTGCTGCGCATGGTGCAGATCGGCATCGGCGTGGGGGTGGCGCTGGCGGTCTCGACGGTCATGTCCGAGTACCACGCGGGCGCGCGCTTCGACGAAGGCTGCGCCGCCTTGCTGCGCGGCATCGCCAAGCGCATGGCGGGCACGCCCCGGCCCGCCGATGCAGAAAAGGAACGCATCGACGCCGGCACGCGCGCGGCGCTGGGACGGCTGGCCCTGCTGGCGGGCAGCGCCGACCTGGAGGCGCGATGGTGGCGGCGCGGTGCGACGGCGGGCACGAGCCGCACCTACCGCAACAGGGCGCGGCTGGCGGCGCGCATCTTCCAGGATGCGGTCGTGCTGGACCGCGTGCTGCGGCTGGCGAAGGGCGATGAGGCAGCCGACCCGTTCCGACAAGATGCGGCGCGGGCGGCCGGCAAAGCCATCGCCGGCATGGCCGACGCGCTCGCGGGCACGGTCGTTTCGCCGGACCTCGCCGAACTCGACCGCTGCGCGCAAGCCGCGCACGGCACCTTGCCGAATGCAATGCTCGCCGCGCCGCTGAACCTGCTGCTCGACGACCTGCGGCATCTGCAGCGCACGCTCGAACCCGCCCGCCAGGGCCCGCCCGGCCCCGGCTGA
- a CDS encoding MarR family winged helix-turn-helix transcriptional regulator, producing the protein MASTSPDPAQCATRLRNSVALLSRQLRSGSATPEGPSVAKLSVLGQLHRHGPNTSTALAALERVKPQSLTRLLAELEAEDWIARAPHPSDGRQSVLSLTPEGTKRLKAIMRSRESALTEAIGATLDAEQRAVLLQACELIDGLSATLALLDASGATKP; encoded by the coding sequence ATGGCTTCGACCTCCCCGGATCCGGCGCAATGCGCCACGCGTCTTCGCAACTCCGTCGCGCTGCTGTCGCGGCAACTGCGCAGCGGCAGCGCCACGCCCGAGGGGCCGAGCGTGGCCAAGCTCAGCGTGCTGGGCCAGTTGCACCGGCACGGCCCCAACACCTCGACCGCGCTGGCGGCGCTGGAGCGCGTCAAGCCGCAGTCGCTGACGCGGCTGCTGGCCGAACTCGAAGCCGAAGACTGGATCGCGCGCGCGCCGCATCCCAGCGACGGCCGCCAGTCGGTGCTGTCGCTCACGCCCGAAGGCACGAAGCGGCTGAAGGCGATCATGCGGTCGCGTGAATCGGCGCTGACCGAGGCGATCGGCGCCACGCTGGACGCGGAGCAGCGTGCCGTGCTGCTGCAGGCCTGCGAACTGATCGACGGCCTCAGCGCCACGCTGGCGCTCCTCGATGCTTCCGGAGCGACGAAGCCATGA